One window of Pseudacidobacterium ailaaui genomic DNA carries:
- a CDS encoding SDR family NAD(P)-dependent oxidoreductase codes for MMSKDRKVARITGVNRGIGLETARQLGQKNVTVVVGARNLPSAEEAAETLKAEGIEAYPVVLDVNKEADRKAAAAYVTDKFGKLDILINNAGMGGDGGLLNAHTITTSEEELHRGCSRPISSR; via the coding sequence ATGATGTCGAAGGATAGAAAGGTAGCGCGCATTACGGGTGTCAATCGTGGAATAGGACTGGAGACAGCACGTCAGCTTGGGCAGAAGAACGTCACAGTTGTGGTGGGTGCAAGGAACCTACCGTCTGCGGAGGAAGCCGCGGAAACGCTCAAGGCGGAGGGGATCGAGGCCTATCCGGTTGTCCTTGACGTGAACAAGGAGGCGGACCGCAAAGCAGCGGCGGCCTATGTTACCGATAAGTTTGGGAAGCTCGATATTCTGATTAACAACGCGGGAATGGGCGGGGATGGAGGCTTGCTGAACGCGCACACGATCACGACGAGTGAGGAAGAGC